AAGAACAAACTATGCTTCACTGTAAAGCGGAATAAATCTGATTCTTTTCCAGCAAGTCCAACTGCCGCACAAGCAATTGCAATCGATTGCGGAGAAATCATTTTTCCTGTTACACCGCCCGTTGTATTTGCTGCAACGAGAAGCACTTCAGGCACGCCAATTTGCTGTGCTGTAATCGCTTGTAAATTCGAGAACAGTGCGTTCGCTGACGTATCAGACCCTGTTAAGAATACCCCAATCCAACCTAAGAACGGTGAGAAGAACGGGAATAGTCCGCCAGTTCCAGCAAGTGCTAACGCTAATGTAGAAGATAGACCAGAATAGTTTGCGATAAATGCGAATCCTAATACGAATCCGATAGATAGAATTGGCATCTTCAGTTCGTTTAACGTTTCTTTAAATGTTACTACTGCATCTTTTGCACTCATTTTCAAAATAAAGATAGAAATGATACAAGCAATTAAAATTGCTGTTCCCGTCGCTGATAAAATATCTAATTTCAAGATTGCTTCATACGGCGTTGGTTTATTTACTATCGGCTCTGCTTTCATTACTAAATTGTGCAAGCCCGGAACTTCAAACTTAAACACAAGACTTTCTAAAGCACCGCCCGGAGCAAATAACGCTTTAAAGAAACTTTGGATCCAAATGACTACCATCACAGTCAAAATAATGAACGGAGACCATGCTTTTACGACTTTTCCTACTGTTAGTTTCGGCATAGATGTCACCGTCGTCGCCGCAGCTACTTCACTATTCGCTTCTTTAGATTGATAAATTTCTTTCGGCTGCCAAACTTTTAAGAATAGAGATAAACTCACTAAACTTACAAGTGCTGACGTAATATCAGGAAGTTCTGGTCCTAAAAATGTCGCTGTAATAAACTGTGTAATTGCAAATGAACTACCCGCTACAAATAGAGCAGGCCATGTTTGTCTTACCCCTTTAAATCCATCCATTAAAAATACGATAAAGAACGGAACAAATAATGATAAGAACGGTAATTGATGTCCAGCCATTTGCCCGATTTTATGCGGATCAATACCAGTTACTTGTCCAGCTACTGTAATCGGAATTCCCATCGCTCCGAATGCTACTGGTGCAGTATTTGCGATTAAACAAAGACCAGCCGCATATAAAGGATTTAAGCCAAGACCTGCAAGAAGTGCTGCCGTAATCGCTACTGGTGCACCAAATCCTGCTGCCCCTTCTAAAAATGCTCCAAATGAAAAACCGATTAAAATAACAAGTAAACGATGGTCATTCGTAATTGATAATACAGATGCACGAATAACATCAAATTGACCTGTTTTCACGGAAATTTTATATAAAAATACTGACATAATAATAATCCACGCAATTGGCCATAATCCGTATAAGAAACCGTATCCCGTCGCTGCCATTGCCATTGTGAATGGCATTTTATATGCAAATAACGCCACCAAAATTGTAAGTACAACTGTAATAAATCCTGCCACATACCCCTTCATGCGGAAAACTGCTAAAGCTAAGAAAAAAAAGATAATCGGAATAAGTGCGACCGCTGCAGAAATCCAAATGTTCCCGAACGGATCATAAACTTGTGTCCATGTGTTCATTGTTCTCTCCCCCTCAATAATCCCCTTTTAAATAAACATAACCCCATCAATAGACTATCAGGTCATCATACCTTTAAGTCTAAAAATAAAAAACGTTTGAGAAAACGTTTTCATCTATTTCCATTTATACTTTATCACATCACTTTCCATTAAAAAAGATTTTTTTGAAAATTATATTATTTAATGCGAAAATCTTACAAAATCGTCACGTTCTTGTAATGTTCATCGATAGTAAGCTTGCAAAAATTATTGCATAATAATAGTATAACAACGGACATTATTTATGAGGTGATATATATGAACGGAAACAAAATACTAGCTGCTTTATCATACTTTAGTGTACTATTTGCCCCTATCTTATTCCCAATTATCGTGTGGATTGTGGGCGATGCTGAAACAAAACCACATGCAAAACGTGCGCTATGGACACACATTATCCCAAGTATCGCTACATTTATTGGCTTAACTATTTTAGGAATTATGGGCATCGGATCTGATCAGGCAGATGTAACACTTGGAATTGGCGCAATGATTGTCTTATGTATTTGCGGAATCATTAGCTTATACTACTTCATTTGGAACATCGTAAAAGGTATTAAAGTACTGAAAGCTTAACTTGAAACAAACGTTTGATTAAAAAGAAACTGTCGCATGATGATAAATGAAGTTTTATCGGCGATGCGACAAGCATAACCTACCTATTAATAAGAAAAAAACCGTCCCAAAATACCTTTTGGGACGGTTTCTTTATCTTCTGCGTTTCTTCTTTTTTCTCATCATTTTCTTTCGGCGTGTGTTCACTTTATCCGCTATAATGTGGAGCGTACTCGCCACTACAATGCCCATTACGAACGTTACAATTTCAACCTCATGTTTCTTCGCAATTTCTATTAAATTTCCATCGAGTGCGATTACATTTAATAGGAATAAAAACGGAGAAAACACGATTAACATGTATGCAATACGAATAATATCACCAATTATAATCGTATGTGTGAAGAAGGAACGATGGGGCATTACGCTCCTATATGGATACCAAAAAATGCGGAGGAATCCCCATTTATTATACGCATTGCTATACGTATCTAAATCCGGTGTTAAAAATGAAGTACCTACTAAGAAGCCAATTGCAAAAGTTAATAAAAAATCAAAATTTGTTAATCCATACGAAAAGAGCATAAACAAAACAACTGGAAGAGATATTAAGTTTATTTTCGTATGCGTTTTTCCTGATGGCATAATGCACTTCCTCGCTTACGTTCGCCCTGTCACCATATGACAGTTCTCACCTATTGATCTAATTTTTGATCGATAAATGATGTGTCTATCTCCGAATCAAACCATTCTGCCAACTTCACTCGTGCCTTATCTTTCACATCTTCATTTACGTATAACGATACTTGTAATAGTGCGGCCGTTAACGCACCTAAATCATCCGTATAACCAATTCCCGCAATGAAATCTGGGATTGCATCAATCGGTGCAATAAAATAAGCAAGTGCTCCAATTACAATAATTTTCACTCGTTTTGGAACATCCGGTCTTTGCAAAACGTAAAACAACAATAAACTTACATAAATTACAGACTGACCAGCTTGCTTTGCAACATGTTTTATTTTCTTCCAAAACGCCTCCACTGAAAATTTTTGTTTCATTTAAAAGCCTCCCTATTTTCAAAAGAAATAAGCTACTTTATGTTATCAGTAAAAGTTCATCAAAATTACACAAAATTTATCAATAAATTTCATTGTAACAAACAAACTCAAAAAGAACAAGTGTTCGTTTATTTTCTCGTATTTCCCTTCATATAATAGTTTTCTAGAAAGCCAATTTAAGCTTTGCATTTCATATTTCTCAACCTTAAA
This genomic interval from Bacillus cereus contains the following:
- the lldP gene encoding L-lactate permease; translated protein: MNTWTQVYDPFGNIWISAAVALIPIIFFFLALAVFRMKGYVAGFITVVLTILVALFAYKMPFTMAMAATGYGFLYGLWPIAWIIIMSVFLYKISVKTGQFDVIRASVLSITNDHRLLVILIGFSFGAFLEGAAGFGAPVAITAALLAGLGLNPLYAAGLCLIANTAPVAFGAMGIPITVAGQVTGIDPHKIGQMAGHQLPFLSLFVPFFIVFLMDGFKGVRQTWPALFVAGSSFAITQFITATFLGPELPDITSALVSLVSLSLFLKVWQPKEIYQSKEANSEVAAATTVTSMPKLTVGKVVKAWSPFIILTVMVVIWIQSFFKALFAPGGALESLVFKFEVPGLHNLVMKAEPIVNKPTPYEAILKLDILSATGTAILIACIISIFILKMSAKDAVVTFKETLNELKMPILSIGFVLGFAFIANYSGLSSTLALALAGTGGLFPFFSPFLGWIGVFLTGSDTSANALFSNLQAITAQQIGVPEVLLVAANTTGGVTGKMISPQSIAIACAAVGLAGKESDLFRFTVKHSLFFVIIVGIMTYVQAYYLTWMIP
- a CDS encoding DUF4870 domain-containing protein, producing MNGNKILAALSYFSVLFAPILFPIIVWIVGDAETKPHAKRALWTHIIPSIATFIGLTILGIMGIGSDQADVTLGIGAMIVLCICGIISLYYFIWNIVKGIKVLKA
- a CDS encoding metal-binding protein, which codes for MPSGKTHTKINLISLPVVLFMLFSYGLTNFDFLLTFAIGFLVGTSFLTPDLDTYSNAYNKWGFLRIFWYPYRSVMPHRSFFTHTIIIGDIIRIAYMLIVFSPFLFLLNVIALDGNLIEIAKKHEVEIVTFVMGIVVASTLHIIADKVNTRRKKMMRKKKKRRR
- a CDS encoding YkvA family protein is translated as MKQKFSVEAFWKKIKHVAKQAGQSVIYVSLLLFYVLQRPDVPKRVKIIVIGALAYFIAPIDAIPDFIAGIGYTDDLGALTAALLQVSLYVNEDVKDKARVKLAEWFDSEIDTSFIDQKLDQ